The following are encoded in a window of Bacillota bacterium genomic DNA:
- a CDS encoding ROK family protein — GGVSRLGDYMMEPLRRYVRHRAVAGPAEGTRLVLAELGPNVGIVGAAAAGLERLGRLQRRF; from the coding sequence GGGGGGGTCTCCCGGCTGGGCGACTACATGATGGAACCGCTGCGGCGGTACGTGCGGCACCGCGCGGTGGCGGGGCCGGCCGAGGGGACGCGGCTGGTGCTGGCCGAACTGGGGCCGAACGTCGGCATCGTCGGCGCGGCGGCCGCCGGCCTGGAGAGGCTCGGCCGGCTCCAACGCCGCTTTTGA